In Saccopteryx leptura isolate mSacLep1 chromosome 11, mSacLep1_pri_phased_curated, whole genome shotgun sequence, the following proteins share a genomic window:
- the LOC136383544 gene encoding putative olfactory receptor 2W6 → MMAKGNRSSLEDFILVGFSDRPHLELVLFVVVLTFYLLTLLGNMTIILLSVLDFRLHTPMYFFLANLSFLDMCFTTGSIPQMLYNLWGPDKTISYVGCATQLYFVLALGGVECVLLAVMAYDRYVAICKPLHYMVIMHPHLCGKLASIAWLSGFGNSLIMAPQTLMLPRCGRRRVDHFLCEMPALIGMACVDTMTLEALAFALAIFIILAPLIFILISYGYIARAVLRIKSAAGRKKAFNTCSSHLIVVSLFYGTIIYMYLQPANTYSQDQGKFLTLFYTIVTPSVNPLIYTLRNKDVKEAMKKVLGKGGADVQ, encoded by the coding sequence ATGATGGCAAAGGGCAATAGAAGTTCTTTGGAAGATTTCATCCTGGTAGGCTTCTCTGACCGTCCCCACCTGGAGCTGGTCCTCTTTGTGGTTGTCCTCACTTTTTACCTGCTGACTCTTCTTGGCAACATGACCATCATCTTGCTCTCGGTTCTGGATTTCCGGCTGCACACAccaatgtatttctttttggcCAACCTCTCATTCTTAGATATGTGTTTCACCACAGGCTCCATCCCTCAGATGCTCTACAACCTGTGGGGTCCAGATAAGACCATCAGCTATGTAGGTTGTGCCACCCAGCTCTACTTTGTCCTGGCTCTGGGTGGGGTGGAGTGTGTCCTCCTGGCTGTCATGGCCTATGACCGCTATGTTGCTATCTGCAAACCCCTGCACTATATGGTCATCATGCACCCACACCTCTGTGGGAAGCTGGCTTCCATTGCATGGTTGAGTGGCTTTGGCAATTCTCTCATAATGGCACCCCAGACATTGATGCTCCCCCGCTGTGGGCGCAGACGGGTGGACCACTTTCTCTGTGAGATGCCAGCACTAATTGGCATGGCCTGTGTTGATACCATGACCCTTGAGGCACTGGCATTTGCCTTGGCGATCTTTATCATTCTGGCACCGCTCATCTTCATCCTCATCTCTTACGGGTACATTGCACGAGCCGTGCTCAGGATCAAGTCTGCTGCCGGGAGAAAGAAAGCCTTCAACACCTGTAGTTCCCACCTGATCGTTGTCTCTCTCTTCTATGGTACAATCATATACATGTACCTCCAGCCAGCAAACACTTATTCCCAGGACCAGGGCAAGTTCCTTACTCTGTTCTACACAATTGTCACTCCCAGTGTTAACCCCCTTATATACACACTGAGAAACAAAGATGTCAAAGAGGCCATGAAGAAGGTGCTAGGAAAGGGGGGTGCAGATGTACAGTAA